DNA from Sphingomonas sp. SUN039:
AAAGGTCGGGCCGCCGGTCCCTGAAGAACCCGAACGCCGCGCGGTTTTTCGCGGCTTCGGCCAAATCGAATTCCGCGACCAGCACGCCGCTCTCCGCCGCGCCGTACTCCGCGACCAGATCGCCGCGTTCGTTGGCGATGAAGCTGTGGCCGTAGAAGGTCTGGTCCCCCTCGCGTCCGATGCGGTTGCTTGCCACCACCGGCACGACGTTCGACACCGCATGGCCGACCATCGCGCGCCGCCATAGCCGCGAGGTGTCGAGCTCCTCCGCTTCGGGCTCGTCGCCGATGGCGGTCGGGAACATCAATATGTCCGCGCCCATCAGCATCAGCGCGCGCGCGGTTTCGGGATACCATTGGTCCCAGCAGATGCCGATGCCGATGCGCCCGTAGCGCGTGTCCCACACCTTGAACCCGGTGTTGCCGGGGCGGAAATAGAATTTCTCGCTATAGCCCGGTCCGTCGGGGATGTGGCTCTTACGGTAGACGCCCATGACGTCGCCCGCATCGTCGATCATCGCGAGGCTGTTGTAATAATGCTGCCCGTCGCGCTCGAAGAAGCTGGTCGGGATATAGACCTGCAGCTCCTTGGCGAGCGCCTGCATCGCGACCACGCTCGGGTGCTCGGCGGTCGCCGCGGCGGTCGCGAACGGATCGAGCTCCTGCACCTTGCAGAAATACGGCCCCTCGAACAGTTCGGGCGGCAGGATGATCTTCGCGCCATGCTGCGCGGCCTCGCGGACATGCGCCTCGACGGTGGCGAGGTTAGCGGCGAGCGGGCCGGGGAGGGCGCACTGGATCGCAGCGACAGTGATCTTGGTCATTTTGTCCTCGCGTCGCCGCTCTCAACGCCGACTTGGCTGAGCTTGTCGAAGCCTCTTCCTTCTTCTTCGGCACTGCGGAAAGAAGAAAAGCCCTTCGACAAGCTCAGGGAAGTCGGCGTTGCGGTCCCTGCGCTTTCCTTCACACCGGCACCTGCTGCGAAATACAATGGAAACTCCCCCCGCCGGTCAGGATATGGTCGGTGGGCAGCCCGACGACAACACGGTCGGGGAAATAGGGTTTGAGCGCGTTCACTGCCGCGTCGTCGTTCGCCGCGCCGTGCACCGGCACCACCACCGCCGCATTGCCGATGTAGAAATTCATGTAGCTCGCCGCCGCGACTTCGCCGTCGAGTTCGATGCGGCCGGGGGAGGGCATCGGCACGACGGTCACGCCGAAGCCCTTCGCTCGTGCCCAGGCGTCTGCATAGATATCGGCATTGGGATCGTCCGGGCCGTCGGGCTCGGGGATCGCGACCACGCCCGGCGCAACGAACCGCGCGAGGTTATCGACATGGCCGTCGGTGTGGTCGCCCTTCAGCCCCTCGCCGAGCCACAGCACGCGCTCGATGCCAAGGCTCAGTTTCAGTTCGGCCTCGATGTCGTCGCGGGTCATGTAAGGGTTGCGGTTGGGGTTGAGCAGGCATTGTTCGGTCGTCACCAGCAACCCCGCGCCGTCGACATCGATCGCGCCCCCTTCGAGGATCATGTGGCGCGGCTCGCGGGGGAGCGCGGCGCTCGCTGCGAGCAGCCCGCCGAGCGCATCGTCGAGCGGGGAGGGGTATTTGCCGCCCCATCCGTTGCCGCGATAGTCGAGCGCGATCCGCGCGCCGTCGCGGTTCAGCACCAGCGGCCCGGTATCACGCAGCCAGATGTCGAAGAACGGCATCAGCAGGATTTGCGCGCCCGGTGCCAGCACGACCGCGCGGTCGGCGGCCTCGTTCGCGCAGACCAGCCGCACCTGTTCGCCCTTGCCATCGGCGTGAACCGCACGCGCAAACGCCGCAACCTGCTCCTGCGCGCCGTCGAGGTCGTCGAGCCACAGGTCGGGCGCGCTGGGGAAGCCGATCCACACCGCCTCATGCGGGGACCATTCGGGGGGAAAGTGGGTCATGGACCGGCCCTTAGCTTACCCCTTCCACCAAGTGGAAGGGGCGGCGGAGCGCGGCGAAGCCGGGAAAGGCACGAACGCCACCGGTTCAGGCCTTTCCCGATGCCTCGCATCGCCCCTTCCACACAGTGGAAGGGGTTTGTCGCCTACTTCCCCGCGCGGCTCTTGTCGCGGATCGCGCGATATTGCGACGTTGCCACCCAGTTCGGCCACGCCTTGCCGTCCGCCAGCTCGCGACCGATGCCGTAGTACATCGTCAAATCCTGCACCGCGCCGCCCCAGTTCCAGTCGGCGCGATATTCGTCCTGCGGCTTGTGGTAGCGGTTGGTGGTATAGTCCTCCGCCGCCGCGCGCCCTGCAGCGGTGCCGCCGTTCACCAGGTCTTCGCCGCTCTCGGCATAAAGCATCGGCACGCCGAGCTTGGCCAGGCTGAAGTGGTCCGAGCGGAAGTAATAGCCTTTCTCGGGATCGGTATCGAGCGAGATGGTGCGCCCGCCCGCCTTTGCCCAGCGCGTCACATAGCCATCGAGTTCGGAGAGGCCCGGGCCCACGACCTTCACATCGCGCACCGGGCCGACAACGTTGAGTCCGTCCATATTGACCCCGCCGACGGTGCGCCCGAGCGGATAGACCGGGTTTTTCGCGTAATAGTCCGAACCCAGCAGCCCGCTTTCCTCCGCCGTCACCGCGAGGAAGATTTGCGACCGCGCGGCGGGGCCTGCCTTGGCCTGCATTTCGGCCATGGCGATCAGGCCCGCCGTCCCGCTCGCATTGTCGACCGCGCCATTGCAGATGCCGTCGCCCTTGACCGGAAGGCAGCGGCCGAGATGGTCCCAATGCGCCGAATACAGGACGTATTCGTTGGGCCGCACCTTGCCGGGCAGGATGCCGACCACGTTCTTCGACATCTGGCGCTTGATACCGTTGGTCATCGACATGCTCATCGTCGAGCCGAGCGGGACGGGCGCGAAGCCCTTGGCCTTGGCCGCGGTGCGGAGCAGGTCGAAATCCTGACCCGCCTGGGCGAACACCCGCCGCGCGCCGTCGAGCGTCATCCAGCCGATCGCCGCGCTGTCGGACATATGATTGTCCTTCGCGTCGAGGCCGAGGCGCGGCTTGGCCCAGGACGAGACGACCACGCCGAAGCCATAAGCGGCCGGTTCGGTATCGTGGACGATGATCGCCGCCGCCGCACCCTGCCGCGCGGCTTCCTCATATTTGTACGTCCAGCGCCCGTAATAGGTCATCGCGCGCCCGCCGAAGGGGCCGTCCAATGTCTTGGTCTCCCAGTCGGGATCGTTGATCAGGATGACGACGGTCTTTCCTTTGACGTCGAGGCCCGCATAATCGTTCCAGCCGAGTTCGGGCGCGGTAATGCCGTAGCCGACGAAGACGACCTCGCTGTTCTTGATGTCGACGTTCGGCACCAGCCGCGACGTGCCGATCACCATGTCGGTCTTGTAGGCGAGCGCCAGCGGCGGCTTGCCATCGACCGTGAAGGTCAGCGGGGTGGGGTTCGCCGAGACCTCGGCCATCGGCACGTCCTGCGTCCACGACCCCTTGTTGCCGGGTTTCAGCCCCGCCGCCTTCATGCGGGCGACGATATAGGCGATCGTCTTGGCTTCCTCCGGCGACGTAGGTGCGCGACCGGCATAGGCGTCCGACGACAGGATGCGCGTGACGTCCTTCAGTGTCTGGACCGGGACGGTCGGGGCCTTGCCTGACGGGGCGGCAAGGGCGGACGTCGACGCGAGCAGCGCCAGCGATACGAGCATGAAACGGGGCAAGGGCGAACCTCCTGAAATCGGTTGATTGCCCCCTTGTGACAAAGGCTTGGCGCATCGGCAATGGCGGTTGACAGGGGGCAGGCGACCGCGCGACGATGACGCAAATCTTGCGACACGGGGAGCGGGCGATGAATCGGGTTTGGGGAATATGTGCGGTGCTGGTGGCGACCCCGGCAGTCGCACAGACCGATCCGGCGGTGGCTTTCGGTGCCCGCGAATCGATCTCATCCGTCGCGCTATCGCCCGACGGGACGCGCATCGCCTTTGTCACGCCCGACAAGACGAAGGGCAGTGCGCTGTACTTCACCGACGTGGCGGGTACGCAAAAGCCGCTGCGGACTCTGGTCGCCACGGGCGAGCCCGAACATCTGGGGCGGTGCAACTGGGCGTCGAATACGCGCGTGGTGTGTCAGGTCTATTCTATCCAGAATGAGGGAGGTGTGCCGACCACGGGCTCGCGCATGGTCGGCATCAATTTCGACGGCACCAATGTGAAGATGATCTCCAAGCGCGACACCTCGAACCAGATCATGCTGTCCTATTTCGGCGGGGATGTGATCGACTGGATGCCCGGAAAGGACGGGTCGGTCCTGCTGACCCGCGTTGTCATTCCAAAGATAGGTGCCGATGTGCAAGCGATCGGCGGCAGCATCGACGGTGTCGCTGTCGAACGTGTAGACACCGAAAGCCTGGCCAGCGAACGGGTGGTCAAGCCGGTCAAATCCGCGCTGGAATTTATTACCGACGGACGCGGGGCCGTCCGCATGATGGGCGTCCTGCCCAGCGGCGGGGGCTATGGCTACGACCTGCGCTATGTCGATTACAAGTTCCGGCGGCAGGGCAAGACCGATTGGGAAGCGTTCGGGCGGCTGGAACGTGTGACCGACGAGGGATTCAATCCCATTGCGGTCGATGGCGTCGCCGACGAGGCCTATGGCTTCGTTCGCAAGGACGGACGAATGGCGATTTTCAAGCGCGCGCTCGACGGATCGAGCCGCGAAGACCTGGTCTTTGCGCGGCCCGATGTCGACATCGACGGCCTGATGCGGCTGGGTCGTGCACAGCGCATCGTCGGCGTGACCTTTGCCACCGAGCGGCGGCAGGCCGTCTATTTCGATCCGGGCCTGGCCAAGCTGGCGGCGGGCCTCGCCAAGGCCCTGCCCAAAACGCCGCTGATCAATTTCATGGGGGCAAGCGACGACGAACAAAAGCTGTTGATCTGGGCCGGTGCCGATAACGATCCCGGACGCTACTTTCTATTCGACAAGGCGACCAAGCAGCTGAAACCGCTGCTGCTCAGCCGTTCCGAACTTTCCGCAGTTCCGCTCGCGACGGTGAAGGCGGTGCAGGTCAAGGCGGCGGACGGCACCCTCGTGCCCGGATATCTGACCTTGCCGCCGGGGTCGGACGGCAAGAAGCTGCCCGCCATTGTCATGCCGCACGGCGGGCCCGGTGCACGCGACGAATGGGGCTTCGACTGGCTGTCGCAATATTATGCCAACCGCGGTTATGCCGTGCTCCAGCCCAATTTCCGCGGCTCTACCGGCTATGGCGACAGCTGGTTCCAGAACAACGGGTTCAAATCATGGAAAGCCGCAATCGGCGACGTCAACGACGCGGGTCGCTGGCTGGTGTCTGAGGGGATCGCCGATCCGGCCAAGCTCGCCATCGTCGGCTGGTCCTATGGCGGCTATGCCGCATTGCAATCGGGGGTGACGGCACCGGGTCTGTTCAAGGCAATTGTCGCGATTGCACCGGTAACCGACCTCGCTTCGCTGAAACGCGATCTCAAGGAATATTCGGGTGAAGACATGGCCCGCGATTTCATCGGTTCGGGTCCGCACATTG
Protein-coding regions in this window:
- a CDS encoding M28 family peptidase, with amino-acid sequence MLVSLALLASTSALAAPSGKAPTVPVQTLKDVTRILSSDAYAGRAPTSPEEAKTIAYIVARMKAAGLKPGNKGSWTQDVPMAEVSANPTPLTFTVDGKPPLALAYKTDMVIGTSRLVPNVDIKNSEVVFVGYGITAPELGWNDYAGLDVKGKTVVILINDPDWETKTLDGPFGGRAMTYYGRWTYKYEEAARQGAAAAIIVHDTEPAAYGFGVVVSSWAKPRLGLDAKDNHMSDSAAIGWMTLDGARRVFAQAGQDFDLLRTAAKAKGFAPVPLGSTMSMSMTNGIKRQMSKNVVGILPGKVRPNEYVLYSAHWDHLGRCLPVKGDGICNGAVDNASGTAGLIAMAEMQAKAGPAARSQIFLAVTAEESGLLGSDYYAKNPVYPLGRTVGGVNMDGLNVVGPVRDVKVVGPGLSELDGYVTRWAKAGGRTISLDTDPEKGYYFRSDHFSLAKLGVPMLYAESGEDLVNGGTAAGRAAAEDYTTNRYHKPQDEYRADWNWGGAVQDLTMYYGIGRELADGKAWPNWVATSQYRAIRDKSRAGK
- the aguB gene encoding N-carbamoylputrescine amidase, translating into MTKITVAAIQCALPGPLAANLATVEAHVREAAQHGAKIILPPELFEGPYFCKVQELDPFATAAATAEHPSVVAMQALAKELQVYIPTSFFERDGQHYYNSLAMIDDAGDVMGVYRKSHIPDGPGYSEKFYFRPGNTGFKVWDTRYGRIGIGICWDQWYPETARALMLMGADILMFPTAIGDEPEAEELDTSRLWRRAMVGHAVSNVVPVVASNRIGREGDQTFYGHSFIANERGDLVAEYGAAESGVLVAEFDLAEAAKNRAAFGFFRDRRPDLYGRLVEDV
- a CDS encoding agmatine deiminase family protein, with translation MTHFPPEWSPHEAVWIGFPSAPDLWLDDLDGAQEQVAAFARAVHADGKGEQVRLVCANEAADRAVVLAPGAQILLMPFFDIWLRDTGPLVLNRDGARIALDYRGNGWGGKYPSPLDDALGGLLAASAALPREPRHMILEGGAIDVDGAGLLVTTEQCLLNPNRNPYMTRDDIEAELKLSLGIERVLWLGEGLKGDHTDGHVDNLARFVAPGVVAIPEPDGPDDPNADIYADAWARAKGFGVTVVPMPSPGRIELDGEVAAASYMNFYIGNAAVVVPVHGAANDDAAVNALKPYFPDRVVVGLPTDHILTGGGSFHCISQQVPV
- a CDS encoding S9 family peptidase, with translation MNRVWGICAVLVATPAVAQTDPAVAFGARESISSVALSPDGTRIAFVTPDKTKGSALYFTDVAGTQKPLRTLVATGEPEHLGRCNWASNTRVVCQVYSIQNEGGVPTTGSRMVGINFDGTNVKMISKRDTSNQIMLSYFGGDVIDWMPGKDGSVLLTRVVIPKIGADVQAIGGSIDGVAVERVDTESLASERVVKPVKSALEFITDGRGAVRMMGVLPSGGGYGYDLRYVDYKFRRQGKTDWEAFGRLERVTDEGFNPIAVDGVADEAYGFVRKDGRMAIFKRALDGSSREDLVFARPDVDIDGLMRLGRAQRIVGVTFATERRQAVYFDPGLAKLAAGLAKALPKTPLINFMGASDDEQKLLIWAGADNDPGRYFLFDKATKQLKPLLLSRSELSAVPLATVKAVQVKAADGTLVPGYLTLPPGSDGKKLPAIVMPHGGPGARDEWGFDWLSQYYANRGYAVLQPNFRGSTGYGDSWFQNNGFKSWKAAIGDVNDAGRWLVSEGIADPAKLAIVGWSYGGYAALQSGVTAPGLFKAIVAIAPVTDLASLKRDLKEYSGEDMARDFIGSGPHIVEGSPAQNAARISAPVLLAHGDLDQNVPVSASKLMNERLKAANKSVEFILYPGLQHSLIDSGVRADLLRRSDAFLRTSMGMK